One genomic region from Mycobacterium basiliense encodes:
- a CDS encoding WbqC family protein encodes MKRVAIVQSNYIPWRGYFDMIAFVDEFIIYDDMQYTKRDWRNRNRIKTSQGLQWMTVPVQVKGRYHQKIRETLIDGTDWARSHWRALEFNYSAAAHFGEIAEWLAPIYLEERFANLSLLNRRLLEAICGYLGIETRLTNSWDYELADGKTERLADLCRQAEATEYVSGPSARSYVDERVFHDLGIRLTWYDYDGYREYAQLWGAFEPAVSILDLLFNVGAEAPDYLRHCRG; translated from the coding sequence TTGAAGAGAGTTGCGATTGTTCAATCGAATTATATTCCCTGGCGGGGGTATTTTGACATGATCGCATTTGTCGATGAGTTCATCATCTACGATGACATGCAATACACAAAGCGTGACTGGCGGAACCGGAACCGGATCAAAACCAGTCAGGGACTGCAGTGGATGACCGTTCCCGTGCAGGTCAAAGGGCGCTACCACCAGAAGATCAGGGAAACCCTCATCGACGGCACTGACTGGGCAAGGTCGCACTGGCGAGCCCTTGAATTCAACTACAGCGCGGCGGCTCATTTCGGGGAGATCGCCGAGTGGCTCGCGCCAATTTATCTCGAAGAGCGGTTCGCTAATCTCTCTCTACTCAACCGGCGACTGCTAGAGGCCATTTGTGGATATCTGGGCATCGAAACCCGTCTAACGAATTCATGGGACTATGAATTAGCCGACGGCAAGACCGAAAGGTTGGCCGACCTCTGCCGGCAAGCCGAAGCGACAGAATATGTCTCGGGCCCGTCGGCCCGCTCTTATGTCGATGAGCGCGTTTTCCACGACCTTGGGATCCGGCTCACCTGGTACGACTACGACGGCTATCGTGAGTATGCGCAATTGTGGGGAGCGTTCGAGCCGGCCGTGTCAATTCTGGATCTGCTCTTCAACGTGGGCGCCGAGGCGCCGGACTATTTGAGGCACTGCCGCGGGTGA